The following proteins come from a genomic window of Patescibacteria group bacterium:
- a CDS encoding zinc-ribbon domain containing protein: MAFQDQTLKCRDCGADFVWTSGEQEFYQQKGFNNAPVRCPACRQTKRSQMQGTRQMTKITCSQCGREDEVPFVPRGDRPVLCRECFSKSKGM, translated from the coding sequence ATGGCTTTCCAAGATCAAACTTTAAAGTGCCGCGATTGTGGCGCTGATTTTGTTTGGACTTCCGGTGAACAAGAGTTTTATCAACAAAAAGGATTCAATAACGCTCCTGTTCGTTGCCCGGCTTGTCGTCAAACAAAACGCAGCCAAATGCAAGGCACAAGACAGATGACGAAGATTACCTGCAGCCAATGTGGTCGGGAAGACGAAGTTCCTTTCGTTCCCCGAGGTGATCGTCCCGTTCTTTGTCGTGAATGCTTTAGTAAAAGCAAGGGAATGTAA
- a CDS encoding tail fiber domain-containing protein, with the protein MTPARERLITAKDLILLCQKQGIGLGRGNPNNRLRYFTKIGLIPHAQRKQVGVNAFTEGHYPFYTLQLLEKIQELKKAGKTMAEIGRIMTAEKLKYEVQTTGQTLGQDLSLKTPPPTFGFRLWNFGFRIQRKFVYTLAGIILLTGILVGLAVTPYGKDYLQRLTAYFSQQLANLIRPSLYFPEVAGVKIPEETTLGLKPQVLSENLLANPSFENPLNTVGTDGQGKTKFGQAWRWGYLEMAHKGNFYVSNDSVRSGTLAMKVWDSRFPELNALNSGNRTGNDRMSLGISQTETTTVNGRHYSFSVFLRSKDLLGHPKLRLGFMGQVAKDDPNYPRLAKDEVAASAPVEIAGVSGWTPFTFTYENAALGKYPFLEIIDYQGGVIYLDDASLVEISSESQLGSELAAGSSSAFKGSGAGVLVAAGFPSANLFSGAGSIKGDNSANFYPADDSLGSLGLTSKRFATLFVNDANLKNTLKVGGQAEFLGAATISGNLKIDNAKLILSASQLGSDLNPAENNKYNLGDGTTPLRWLKIWSKDADFSNAVSIGGSLTVQGTTLATTGNIETSGNLTVGGNSILGDSTTDTLTVSGTTTINLPDNTINAFDLQEGTNDYINIDTTNSSEKITLGSTSINPTLVINAPTINSVSTTALNLGAATLDFNGAGIIQYGDGSNFTLRDDGLNNIFKLTGSTNLLEFGSATDNNAFTFLGSGIFTIGSRLTVANTGLLTLVNNATIDNTTDGIITLTEPTIKLSGSTAVKIDSPTLDLSTQATNVDLKNTTVNALSFETSLLSLDTQNSRVGIGTTTPANKLTVSGNADLTGNLGIGTTTPGSKLGVLSNVSIGASYGNIAAPTSGLIVEGNVGIGTTNPGAYALQVAGATYLNGSVILGATTSDSLTVNGYVNSDLVPNPGSNYNLGSNTRRWLNVWADTVTATNLSGTVVTGATSAYDWLIGSANATTDTQDITLTFERGVPATNAEIRWNSTSKWLSTNAPTFFINPDSGITASGKAALIVNQIQNQDLFTASASGTPKFVIANSGNVGIGTTSPAYKLEVNGTLGVGSTASFTSLVNVATLTASSGVYTDASKNLTSTIPTTGSLGYWQRNGTNLAPATIGDSVGIGTTSPSAPLSVGATSQFQVSSAGAVTAVGVNSGSGLIQGTGGLTVTGTTNLNATGTSATAIGNATGNLSLVSNAFNLTTTGAVSGITTLSMNNQLTNSYANSAALNLTGNGSGMTFTGTGPNQIITAASQNLALMPGGNVGIGTTSPAYKLEVNGTLGVGSTASFTSLVNVATLTASSGVYTDASKNLTSTIPTTGSLGYWQRNGTNLAPATIGDSVGIGTTSPSAPLSVGATSQFQVSSAGAVTAVGVNSGSGLIQGTGGLTVTGTTNLNATGTSATAIGNATGNLSLVSNAFNLTTTGAVSGITTLSMNNQLTNSYANSAALNLTGNGSGMTFTGTGPNQIITAASQNLALMPGGNVGIGTTGPGYKLDVSGLGRFTDSVYSHGGFYPGNATLQTTRKFGDDGTWLTASNLKLAGTLDMSAQSIINAVDVKVNSDTLAIKNTGGNNKFVFKTSDGSLWIGGSTADGTAAAPLHVVGNGIFTGNVGIGTTSPGGSLEVAQTVTAASAGTYYQTKLDNTYTGTMNSATPVTSIYGMYNRPNIGIGGTSPQLTNLFVDYVSGNIGVGTTSSITNLYGLYVDNPTVNAGSSLTNNYGLYVNTQSAGTNNFALYSAGGTNYFGGNVGIGTTAPSEKLDVYGTIRSSNTTALYTQLGSNYIRSNGTQNFFVDNSATGVDTYLRVSNAGSLDTNAIVIKSTGNVGIGTTAPAALLHLSKNVDIASTYQNTQLRISGTSHPLKALFIGYDDTADFGEIQTFDAGTAAKNLALNPWGGNVGIGTTGPGYKLDVVGNSKFSTSVQTPYLNMATDGSINATDISFTSNGSKYGTIQTESYGGTGAWSLGYQAAVSSTIGTPVLTWNGSGNVGIGTTVPGAKLDVNGTSHYAGNLSLDQPVQIGFANGQTIKDNSAGGLAINSSFYKLQLIGGTDATNGLIELQTNNTVRMTITNGGNVGIGTTAPAEKLDVNGKVRATVFADQNGNYYIDPAQETMGASAILSGNVGIGTTGPGQKLDVNGTIRQAGCKTAGTLSANTSGDIICTSDENLKNIYGYYQGGLSALSALNPIRFSYKGEDFVHVGFSAQNVKSVLPEASALQDSGYWSLDTTSVVALTVNAIKEQQGQIATQSGSLTSLSVKLDENGNLTKQKFEALNSNFETKVSDLDFRISNLDNKYARLDSTLASSEARLASITAELKNQISLLTLGLSTQATISASLVNLTGKDATLSGQLTVLGRTLLSDLGLTGKITNGLLVVNGLEGSIETLALPLKLQATALGNIEMMGQKIVIDQKGNVKVEGTLTAKKVETEEFKVLGAKTAGSASLLAGQLVATISAEAATASARILLTPTTLTDKVLTVTEKRSGEFAVGVSATSSADIKFDWFIVGN; encoded by the coding sequence ATGACGCCTGCCCGAGAGAGATTAATTACCGCCAAAGACTTAATTCTGCTTTGTCAAAAACAAGGTATTGGTCTTGGTCGCGGGAACCCCAATAACCGTCTGCGTTATTTTACTAAAATCGGCCTCATCCCCCATGCCCAAAGAAAACAGGTCGGAGTGAATGCTTTCACCGAAGGTCACTACCCTTTCTACACCCTGCAACTTCTGGAAAAAATCCAGGAATTAAAAAAGGCCGGCAAAACAATGGCCGAAATTGGCAGAATCATGACCGCGGAAAAACTCAAGTATGAAGTCCAAACTACCGGACAAACTCTTGGACAGGATTTAAGTCTCAAAACGCCACCCCCCACCTTCGGCTTTCGGCTTTGGAATTTTGGCTTTCGAATCCAAAGAAAATTTGTCTACACGCTGGCGGGAATCATTTTATTAACCGGCATCCTTGTGGGACTGGCCGTAACTCCTTACGGTAAAGATTATCTTCAGCGTTTAACCGCTTATTTTTCTCAACAATTAGCCAATTTAATCAGACCCTCTTTATATTTTCCGGAGGTCGCCGGTGTTAAAATTCCCGAAGAGACCACCTTGGGCTTAAAACCGCAAGTCCTTTCGGAAAATCTTTTAGCTAATCCTTCCTTTGAAAATCCTCTAAACACGGTGGGAACCGACGGTCAGGGCAAAACGAAATTCGGCCAGGCTTGGCGCTGGGGCTATCTCGAAATGGCTCATAAAGGAAACTTCTATGTCAGCAATGACTCGGTCAGAAGCGGAACCTTGGCCATGAAAGTTTGGGATTCCCGATTCCCGGAATTAAACGCCCTAAATTCCGGGAATCGAACTGGCAACGATCGAATGTCATTGGGAATTAGTCAGACGGAAACGACGACAGTCAACGGCCGCCATTATTCTTTCTCGGTTTTTTTAAGAAGCAAAGATTTGCTCGGCCACCCCAAATTACGTCTTGGGTTTATGGGCCAAGTCGCAAAAGATGATCCCAACTATCCTCGTCTGGCCAAAGATGAGGTTGCGGCTTCGGCGCCGGTTGAGATTGCCGGCGTTTCGGGTTGGACGCCTTTCACTTTCACTTACGAAAACGCGGCTTTAGGAAAGTACCCTTTTTTGGAAATTATTGATTATCAGGGCGGCGTGATTTATCTGGACGACGCGAGTTTGGTGGAAATTTCTTCAGAATCTCAACTTGGCTCGGAACTTGCCGCCGGTTCGTCTTCGGCCTTTAAGGGGTCTGGGGCCGGAGTGTTGGTGGCCGCGGGCTTTCCCAGCGCCAACCTTTTTTCAGGCGCCGGCTCGATCAAAGGCGACAACAGCGCCAACTTTTATCCTGCCGACGACAGCCTGGGTTCGCTTGGTCTAACGAGTAAACGTTTTGCCACCCTCTTTGTCAATGACGCCAACCTGAAAAACACGCTCAAAGTCGGCGGCCAGGCAGAATTTCTCGGAGCGGCAACCATTTCCGGTAATTTAAAAATTGATAATGCCAAACTGATTTTGTCCGCCAGCCAACTTGGGTCGGATCTTAACCCCGCGGAAAACAATAAATATAATTTAGGCGACGGCACAACGCCCTTACGTTGGCTTAAGATTTGGTCTAAGGATGCGGATTTTTCCAATGCGGTCAGTATCGGCGGTTCCCTCACGGTCCAGGGAACAACTTTAGCGACCACCGGCAATATTGAAACGAGTGGTAATTTAACCGTTGGCGGCAACAGTATCTTGGGCGATTCAACCACTGATACGCTGACGGTTTCCGGAACCACCACCATCAATCTCCCTGACAACACCATCAATGCTTTTGATCTTCAAGAGGGCACCAATGACTATATCAATATAGATACGACTAACTCAAGCGAGAAAATTACCCTGGGCAGTACTTCCATTAATCCCACTTTGGTTATCAACGCGCCGACCATCAATTCCGTTTCGACGACGGCCTTAAACTTAGGCGCGGCCACTTTGGATTTTAACGGCGCCGGAATCATCCAATATGGAGATGGCTCCAATTTTACTCTCCGCGATGACGGCTTAAATAATATTTTTAAATTAACCGGCAGCACTAATCTTTTAGAATTCGGCAGTGCCACCGACAATAATGCTTTTACCTTTCTGGGCAGTGGTATTTTTACCATCGGCTCACGGCTGACCGTGGCCAACACCGGACTTTTGACCTTGGTTAACAACGCCACCATTGACAATACCACCGACGGAATCATCACCTTAACCGAACCGACCATCAAACTTTCCGGCTCAACCGCCGTCAAGATTGATTCCCCGACTTTAGATCTTTCGACTCAAGCGACAAATGTTGACTTGAAAAACACCACTGTCAATGCCTTAAGTTTTGAAACTTCGCTTCTTTCCTTAGATACGCAAAACTCCCGCGTCGGCATCGGCACAACCACTCCGGCGAATAAACTCACCGTTTCTGGGAATGCTGATCTTACCGGTAATTTGGGCATCGGCACAACCACTCCCGGATCAAAGCTTGGGGTCTTAAGCAATGTTTCTATTGGTGCTTCCTACGGGAACATTGCCGCTCCTACTTCAGGATTGATCGTTGAAGGCAATGTGGGTATAGGCACAACCAACCCCGGTGCTTACGCTTTGCAAGTGGCGGGAGCGACTTATTTAAACGGTTCCGTCATCTTGGGAGCGACAACTTCTGACAGCTTAACGGTTAACGGTTATGTTAACAGTGATTTAGTTCCTAATCCCGGCTCTAACTACAATCTTGGCTCAAACACCCGCCGGTGGCTTAATGTTTGGGCCGATACCGTGACGGCGACAAATTTATCAGGCACGGTTGTTACCGGAGCGACTTCTGCTTACGATTGGCTGATTGGTTCGGCTAACGCCACCACTGACACCCAAGACATTACCTTAACCTTTGAACGAGGTGTGCCGGCCACTAATGCCGAGATACGCTGGAATTCAACCTCGAAATGGCTCTCGACGAACGCGCCCACTTTTTTCATCAATCCCGATTCCGGGATTACCGCCTCCGGCAAGGCGGCCCTAATTGTTAACCAAATCCAAAATCAGGATCTTTTTACCGCCTCGGCCTCGGGCACGCCGAAGTTTGTCATCGCCAATTCGGGCAACGTTGGCATTGGCACCACCAGTCCGGCCTACAAACTGGAAGTCAACGGGACTTTAGGCGTAGGCTCCACCGCCTCCTTCACCTCTTTGGTGAATGTCGCAACCTTAACCGCCTCCTCTGGAGTTTACACCGATGCTTCAAAAAACCTAACCTCAACCATTCCCACCACCGGGTCTTTAGGCTACTGGCAAAGAAACGGGACAAATCTGGCTCCGGCCACCATTGGAGATTCTGTCGGTATTGGCACCACGTCTCCCTCGGCTCCTTTGTCGGTCGGCGCTACTTCCCAGTTTCAGGTTTCCTCGGCCGGCGCGGTCACGGCGGTTGGTGTTAATTCCGGATCAGGTCTAATTCAGGGAACCGGCGGCTTAACCGTCACCGGCACCACCAATCTCAACGCCACGGGAACCTCGGCGACCGCCATCGGCAACGCCACCGGCAATCTTTCTTTAGTCTCAAACGCCTTCAATCTAACAACGACTGGTGCCGTCTCGGGCATAACGACCCTTTCCATGAATAATCAACTCACCAATTCTTACGCCAACAGTGCCGCTTTGAATTTAACCGGCAACGGTTCCGGCATGACCTTTACCGGTACCGGTCCTAACCAAATTATCACTGCCGCCTCGCAAAATCTGGCCTTAATGCCGGGCGGCAACGTTGGCATTGGCACCACCAGTCCGGCCTACAAACTGGAAGTCAACGGGACTTTAGGCGTAGGCTCCACCGCCTCCTTCACCTCTTTGGTGAATGTCGCAACCTTAACCGCCTCCTCTGGAGTTTACACCGATGCTTCAAAAAACCTAACCTCAACCATTCCCACCACCGGGTCTTTAGGCTACTGGCAAAGAAACGGGACAAATCTGGCTCCGGCCACCATTGGAGATTCTGTCGGTATTGGCACCACGTCTCCCTCGGCTCCTTTGTCGGTCGGCGCTACTTCCCAGTTTCAGGTTTCCTCGGCCGGCGCGGTCACGGCGGTTGGTGTTAATTCCGGATCAGGTCTAATTCAGGGAACCGGCGGCTTAACCGTCACCGGCACCACCAATCTCAACGCCACGGGAACCTCGGCGACCGCCATCGGCAACGCCACCGGCAATCTTTCTTTAGTCTCAAACGCCTTCAATCTAACAACGACTGGTGCCGTCTCGGGCATAACGACCCTTTCCATGAATAATCAACTCACCAATTCTTACGCCAACAGTGCCGCTTTGAATTTAACCGGCAACGGTTCCGGCATGACCTTTACCGGTACCGGTCCTAACCAAATTATCACTGCCGCCTCGCAAAATCTGGCCTTAATGCCGGGCGGCAATGTCGGCATCGGGACGACGGGGCCAGGATACAAACTTGATGTCTCTGGACTCGGAAGGTTCACAGATAGTGTTTATTCCCACGGAGGATTTTATCCCGGCAACGCAACTCTCCAAACCACAAGAAAGTTTGGTGATGACGGCACTTGGCTGACAGCGAGCAATCTTAAACTAGCAGGGACGTTGGATATGAGTGCGCAATCGATTATTAATGCTGTCGATGTTAAAGTGAATTCCGATACCTTAGCAATCAAAAATACGGGCGGTAATAACAAGTTCGTTTTTAAAACTTCAGATGGAAGTTTATGGATTGGAGGGTCAACCGCAGATGGAACAGCGGCTGCTCCGCTCCATGTAGTGGGCAATGGAATATTTACTGGCAACGTCGGTATTGGCACCACCAGTCCGGGAGGAAGTTTAGAGGTGGCTCAAACAGTCACCGCGGCTTCGGCCGGGACTTACTACCAAACAAAGTTGGATAACACTTACACGGGAACCATGAACTCGGCGACACCGGTGACTTCAATCTACGGCATGTACAACCGGCCAAACATCGGCATAGGAGGCACTTCTCCCCAACTGACCAATCTTTTTGTTGATTATGTCTCTGGTAACATTGGGGTGGGCACCACCTCTTCAATCACCAATCTTTATGGACTTTACGTTGACAATCCCACCGTCAATGCCGGTTCCTCCTTGACCAATAATTATGGCTTGTATGTCAACACTCAATCTGCGGGCACCAACAACTTTGCTCTCTACTCCGCCGGAGGAACCAATTACTTCGGGGGGAACGTGGGTATTGGAACGACAGCACCGAGCGAAAAATTGGATGTATATGGCACCATTCGTTCTTCAAACACAACCGCTCTTTATACACAATTAGGGTCAAATTATATCCGCTCTAATGGAACTCAAAATTTCTTCGTGGATAACTCAGCCACTGGCGTAGATACTTATCTTAGGGTTAGCAATGCTGGGTCGCTTGATACAAACGCGATTGTCATAAAATCAACCGGCAACGTCGGCATCGGGACGACGGCACCTGCAGCCCTACTCCATCTTTCTAAAAATGTGGATATAGCTTCCACCTATCAGAACACCCAATTGCGCATATCTGGGACTTCTCATCCACTGAAGGCTTTATTTATTGGCTATGATGACACTGCGGATTTTGGAGAAATCCAGACTTTCGATGCAGGAACTGCAGCAAAAAATCTGGCTCTTAATCCATGGGGCGGCAATGTCGGTATAGGAACGACGGGGCCGGGATATAAATTAGACGTTGTTGGAAATTCTAAGTTTTCTACTTCCGTTCAAACTCCCTATCTTAACATGGCCACTGACGGTTCTATCAATGCAACCGATATTTCCTTCACTTCTAACGGAAGTAAGTATGGAACCATTCAAACAGAAAGTTATGGTGGTACAGGCGCTTGGTCTCTAGGTTATCAAGCAGCCGTTAGTAGTACAATCGGAACGCCAGTTTTAACCTGGAATGGTAGCGGCAACGTCGGTATTGGGACAACGGTGCCGGGGGCAAAGTTAGATGTAAACGGTACGTCTCATTACGCTGGCAACCTTAGTCTTGACCAGCCTGTACAGATAGGTTTCGCAAACGGTCAGACTATTAAAGATAATAGTGCCGGTGGACTGGCGATAAACAGTAGTTTTTATAAACTTCAGCTAATAGGTGGCACTGATGCTACAAATGGTCTCATTGAACTACAGACGAATAATACGGTACGCATGACTATAACAAACGGCGGCAATGTCGGCATCGGGACGACAGCGCCAGCAGAAAAACTCGACGTGAACGGCAAGGTCAGGGCGACTGTTTTTGCCGACCAGAATGGAAACTACTATATTGACCCTGCTCAAGAAACAATGGGAGCTTCAGCAATTCTTTCTGGCAACGTCGGCATCGGGACGACAGGGCCGGGGCAGAAATTAGATGTCAACGGCACCATCCGCCAAGCAGGTTGTAAAACCGCCGGCACCCTCTCGGCTAACACTTCAGGAGATATTATCTGCACGTCAGATGAGAACCTGAAAAACATTTATGGCTATTATCAGGGAGGCCTTAGCGCGCTCTCGGCACTCAATCCGATACGCTTTTCTTATAAAGGCGAAGACTTTGTTCATGTCGGCTTCTCGGCACAGAATGTCAAAAGTGTCCTTCCTGAAGCCAGTGCTTTGCAGGATAGCGGTTATTGGAGCTTGGACACGACATCAGTCGTGGCGCTTACCGTCAACGCCATCAAGGAACAACAAGGGCAAATCGCCACACAAAGCGGTAGTTTAACTTCCCTTTCTGTCAAACTCGACGAAAACGGCAATCTCACCAAGCAAAAATTCGAAGCACTAAACTCGAATTTCGAAACAAAAGTTTCGGATTTAGATTTTCGGATTTCGAATTTGGACAATAAATATGCCCGCCTAGACTCGACTCTGGCCTCGTCTGAGGCGAGGCTGGCTTCGATAACCGCCGAGCTTAAAAACCAAATTTCTCTTTTGACCCTCGGCTTAAGTACCCAAGCCACGATTTCGGCCAGTCTGGTAAATCTCACCGGCAAAGACGCGACTTTGTCCGGCCAATTAACGGTTTTGGGCCGGACGCTTCTTTCCGACCTGGGTCTCACCGGCAAAATCACCAACGGCCTTTTGGTCGTTAACGGTCTTGAAGGTTCCATCGAAACTTTAGCACTCCCCTTGAAATTGCAGGCCACAGCATTGGGCAACATTGAAATGATGGGGCAAAAAATCGTGATTGATCAAAAAGGCAACGTCAAGGTTGAAGGCACGCTTACCGCCAAAAAGGTGGAAACCGAAGAATTTAAGGTTCTGGGCGCCAAAACCGCCGGCTCGGCCAGTCTTTTGGCCGGCCAGCTTGTCGCCACGATCTCGGCCGAGGCCGCCACCGCCTCCGCCCGGATTTTATTGACCCCGACGACCTTAACCGACAAGGTCCTGACCGTGACCGAAAAAAGAAGCGGCGAATTTGCCGTTGGCGTTTCGGCCACCAGTTCCGCCGATATTAAATTCGACTGGTTCATTGTCGGAAATTAA
- a CDS encoding tetratricopeptide repeat protein, with protein sequence MLDKILERGILGLVFFLPLFFLPLTTEFYDFNKFIFLSFYLLILMVTWAFRAYQKQEIAFTRSSLDLPVVLILLVYALVYFLVSTNKIEALIMPQGLGLILALTVLYFLVKETSLTKGISLALVGSASLLSFAAIYQFIGVGETLIPEKSFFAFMRATTFTPAGNPLSLGLFLALVLSFYLPQFWHEWEKKQPLEYFALLLILCGLGVTFYQLLTTAKPLFLPFSAGWFVAVEALKRFPFLGVGLDNYLAAFTAGRPISLNSTNLWNVRFGLSSNHYFYVLTTTGLLGLFAWLFLILRTVRLTKNKYLVFLPLLFSFLFLFFVPAVSLLLFVLYLFLGLLANQTVTTEVKFGSKTATQILLTVVILLSAVSLYGLGRFWLADYYFRQSLSALAQNRGTDAYNLQIKAINLNPQSENYRLTYSQTNLALANALSAKKDLTDQDRQDISGLIQQAIAEAKAAVNLGPNRINNWENLTSIYQALVNAAQGADQWTLAAYNQTIALDPTNPLLRLNLGSLFFSAKNYDEAIRQFNLSINLKPDFANAYYNLAAALKETGKIKEAVAAMERVLGLVEPNSNDYRKAKKELDDLRTKLPKEETKEAPSGQPETLTEPATSSAVLNPPLKLPENAAPPVATSSGTKKEKSPSPSPSAS encoded by the coding sequence ATGCTTGATAAAATCTTAGAAAGAGGCATTTTGGGTTTAGTCTTTTTCCTGCCGCTCTTTTTTTTGCCCTTAACCACGGAATTTTACGATTTTAATAAATTTATCTTTCTGTCCTTTTATCTTTTGATCCTGATGGTGACTTGGGCTTTTCGCGCTTACCAAAAACAGGAGATTGCCTTCACGCGGTCTTCTTTGGATTTACCCGTAGTTTTAATTCTTTTGGTCTATGCTTTGGTTTATTTTTTAGTTTCAACCAATAAAATCGAGGCTTTAATCATGCCCCAAGGTCTCGGCCTGATTCTAGCCCTAACCGTCCTCTATTTTCTGGTCAAGGAAACTTCCTTAACAAAAGGCATATCCTTAGCCCTTGTCGGCAGCGCCAGTTTACTCTCGTTTGCCGCCATTTATCAGTTTATCGGCGTCGGCGAAACTTTGATTCCCGAAAAAAGCTTCTTTGCCTTTATGCGGGCCACGACCTTTACCCCGGCCGGTAATCCTTTATCCTTGGGTCTCTTTTTGGCTTTGGTTTTAAGTTTCTATCTCCCCCAATTTTGGCATGAATGGGAAAAGAAACAACCGCTTGAATATTTCGCTCTGCTTTTAATCCTTTGCGGTCTTGGGGTCACTTTTTATCAATTATTGACAACCGCCAAACCTTTATTTCTGCCTTTTTCCGCGGGCTGGTTTGTGGCGGTCGAGGCCCTGAAGCGGTTTCCCTTTCTAGGCGTCGGTTTGGATAATTATCTGGCCGCTTTTACCGCCGGCCGGCCGATAAGCCTCAATTCGACCAATCTTTGGAATGTCCGTTTCGGTCTGTCCTCCAATCATTATTTTTATGTCCTAACGACAACCGGGCTTCTTGGTCTTTTCGCCTGGCTCTTTTTGATCCTAAGAACCGTCCGCCTGACCAAAAATAAATACCTTGTTTTTCTGCCCCTTCTCTTCTCCTTTCTTTTTCTTTTCTTTGTCCCGGCCGTTTCTCTTCTTTTATTCGTTCTTTATTTATTTTTAGGCTTATTGGCAAATCAAACCGTCACAACCGAGGTGAAGTTTGGATCCAAAACCGCCACGCAAATTTTGCTGACCGTGGTGATTCTTCTTTCAGCCGTCTCTCTTTACGGCCTCGGCCGGTTTTGGCTGGCCGATTATTATTTCCGTCAATCGCTTTCCGCCCTGGCGCAAAACCGAGGCACGGATGCTTACAATCTGCAGATTAAGGCGATTAATTTGAATCCCCAAAGCGAAAATTATCGTTTGACTTATTCTCAAACCAATTTAGCCCTGGCTAACGCTTTATCCGCAAAAAAAGATTTAACCGATCAGGATCGGCAAGATATCTCCGGTCTGATTCAGCAGGCGATTGCGGAAGCTAAGGCCGCCGTTAACCTCGGACCAAACCGCATCAACAACTGGGAAAATCTGACCAGCATTTACCAGGCGCTTGTTAATGCCGCCCAGGGCGCGGATCAGTGGACGCTGGCCGCTTATAATCAGACCATCGCTTTGGATCCCACCAATCCTTTACTTCGTCTTAACTTGGGCAGCCTCTTTTTCTCGGCTAAAAATTATGACGAGGCCATCCGCCAATTTAATCTTTCCATAAACCTCAAGCCTGATTTCGCCAACGCTTATTATAATTTAGCGGCCGCCTTAAAAGAGACCGGTAAAATTAAAGAGGCAGTGGCGGCCATGGAGCGGGTACTCGGCTTGGTTGAGCCAAATTCCAACGATTATCGGAAAGCTAAAAAGGAACTTGATGATTTACGAACCAAACTGCCTAAAGAAGAAACCAAAGAAGCGCCTTCGGGCCAGCCGGAAACCTTAACCGAACCGGCCACTTCTTCGGCCGTTCTTAACCCGCCCCTCAAACTGCCGGAAAATGCCGCTCCCCCGGTCGCCACTTCTTCGGGAACAAAGAAAGAGAAGTCCCCCTCTCCATCTCCATCTGCTTCTTAA